In Mucilaginibacter boryungensis, a single window of DNA contains:
- a CDS encoding LutB/LldF family L-lactate oxidation iron-sulfur protein translates to MGSTAAEFLADAEEKAFDERHRAIINNNMGKYHTAVQRGLSRIANLENAKKKGHVIKWRVMENLDKFLPEFEANFQRRGGKVIWANDIEEAQREILNIIQKSGAKSVIKSKSMVTEEIHLNEFLAEHNVESLESDLGEYIVQLLGQKPYHIVTPAMHLSKEDIAKLFNEKFGTPIDATPEQLTLKARELLREKYLQADIGVSGANFLIADTGSIAVSENEGNARLCTTFPKIHIAIVGIEKMIPSMMDLDLYWPMLATHGTGQNLTVYNTILSGPRQADETDGPEEMYVILLDNGRTNLLAQKEQREGLYCIRCGACLNACPIYKNVGGHTYNTPYSGPIGSVITPHMRGMEEFKHLSNASSLCGKCSEVCPVKIEIHKMLLLNRRDSVKDGLAPKKETWGWAAWKKGMLSRKSMDFFSGKMKNFFMRTFFKKAWGDRREMPEVAEKSFSTLWKEKHKELPE, encoded by the coding sequence ATGGGAAGTACCGCAGCCGAATTCTTAGCAGATGCCGAAGAAAAAGCCTTCGACGAAAGGCACCGCGCTATTATCAACAACAATATGGGCAAATACCACACTGCTGTTCAGCGGGGTTTATCGCGTATAGCAAACCTGGAAAATGCCAAAAAGAAAGGCCATGTAATCAAATGGCGGGTAATGGAAAACCTGGATAAGTTTCTGCCCGAATTTGAGGCTAATTTCCAGCGGCGCGGCGGTAAGGTAATTTGGGCTAACGATATAGAAGAGGCCCAGCGCGAGATACTGAACATTATTCAAAAAAGCGGCGCTAAATCTGTCATCAAATCCAAATCCATGGTGACAGAAGAAATCCACCTGAACGAGTTTTTAGCAGAGCATAACGTGGAAAGCCTGGAAAGCGATTTGGGCGAATACATTGTACAACTGCTGGGGCAGAAACCTTATCATATAGTTACCCCGGCAATGCACCTAAGTAAAGAGGATATTGCCAAGCTATTTAATGAAAAATTTGGCACGCCCATAGATGCGACCCCTGAACAACTAACCCTGAAAGCCCGCGAACTGCTGCGCGAAAAATATTTACAAGCCGATATCGGTGTCAGCGGTGCAAATTTCCTGATAGCCGATACGGGTAGTATTGCCGTAAGCGAAAATGAGGGGAACGCCCGGCTTTGTACTACCTTTCCTAAAATACATATTGCCATAGTGGGTATCGAAAAAATGATCCCATCGATGATGGACCTCGACCTTTACTGGCCAATGCTGGCTACCCATGGCACCGGGCAAAATTTAACGGTTTATAACACCATATTAAGTGGCCCGCGCCAGGCCGATGAAACCGACGGCCCCGAAGAAATGTATGTAATACTGCTGGATAACGGACGTACTAATCTGCTGGCCCAAAAAGAGCAGCGCGAAGGTTTATACTGCATACGTTGCGGGGCTTGCCTGAATGCCTGCCCGATTTATAAAAATGTTGGCGGCCATACCTATAATACACCCTATAGCGGCCCTATCGGCTCGGTAATTACGCCGCACATGCGGGGCATGGAAGAGTTTAAGCACTTAAGCAATGCATCAAGCCTGTGCGGGAAATGTTCGGAAGTGTGCCCGGTTAAAATAGAGATACATAAAATGCTGCTGCTTAACCGTCGTGATAGTGTCAAGGATGGCTTAGCACCCAAAAAAGAGACCTGGGGCTGGGCGGCCTGGAAAAAAGGCATGCTGAGCCGTAAAAGCATGGATTTTTTTAGCGGCAAGATGAAAAACTTTTTTATGCGCACCTTCTTTAAAAAAGCGTGGGGCGATAGGCGGGAAATGCCTGAAGTAGCTGAAAAATCATTCTCCACTTTGTGGAAGGAAAAGCACAAAGAACTGCCGGAATGA
- a CDS encoding succinate dehydrogenase/fumarate reductase iron-sulfur subunit, translating into MSGNMKLTLKVWRQKDAQSAGKMVTYPAENISPDMSFLEMLDVVNEGLIHKGEEPIHFDHDCREGICGMCSLYINGRPHGPKRAITTCQLHMRSFKDGETITIEPWRAAAFPVIKDLAVDRSAFDRIQQAGGYISVNTGGVPDANSTPIPKVIADEAFNSATCIGCGACVAACKNASAMLFVSAKITQLGLLPQGQPERYRRAQSMVAQMDEEGFGSCTNTGACEAECPKEISLTNISRMNNDYLSAKLFREEEVHHTGE; encoded by the coding sequence ATGAGTGGAAATATGAAACTGACGCTTAAAGTATGGCGTCAAAAAGATGCACAAAGCGCAGGAAAAATGGTAACCTATCCGGCCGAGAATATCTCGCCTGATATGTCGTTCCTGGAAATGCTTGATGTGGTTAACGAAGGTCTAATCCACAAAGGAGAAGAGCCTATCCATTTCGATCATGATTGCCGCGAAGGTATCTGCGGAATGTGTTCGTTATATATTAACGGCCGTCCGCATGGGCCTAAAAGGGCTATCACTACCTGCCAGTTGCACATGCGCAGCTTTAAGGATGGGGAAACCATTACTATTGAACCATGGCGCGCAGCAGCCTTCCCGGTAATTAAGGACTTGGCTGTCGACCGTTCAGCGTTCGACCGTATCCAGCAAGCCGGCGGTTATATTTCGGTAAACACCGGTGGTGTACCTGATGCTAACTCAACCCCAATCCCGAAAGTAATTGCTGACGAGGCGTTTAACTCGGCTACGTGTATTGGCTGCGGCGCTTGTGTGGCGGCTTGTAAAAATGCATCGGCTATGCTGTTTGTGTCGGCAAAGATCACTCAATTAGGTTTATTACCGCAAGGCCAGCCCGAGCGTTACCGCCGTGCTCAAAGCATGGTCGCCCAAATGGACGAGGAAGGCTTTGGCAGTTGTACCAATACCGGCGCCTGCGAAGCGGAATGCCCTAAAGAGATCAGCCTGACAAATATCTCGCGCATGAACAACGATTACCTGAGCGCTAAACTGTTCAGGGAGGAAGAAGTTCATCATACAGGCGAATAA
- a CDS encoding fumarate reductase/succinate dehydrogenase flavoprotein subunit has translation MSLDGKVPQGPLADKWSKHKFNLKLVNPANKRKYEIIVVGTGLAGASAAASLAELGYNVKAFCFQDSPRRAHSIAAQGGINAAKNYQNDGDSVFRLFYDTIKGGDYRAREGNVYRLAEVSVNIIDQCVAQGVPFAREYGGLLDNRSFGGSQVSRTFYARGQTGQQLLLGAYSALNRQIHAGKVKMYTRHEMLDVVVVDGQAKGIVTRNMITGSIDTHAGHAVLLCTGGYGNVFYLSTNAIGSNVTAAWRAHKRGAYFANPCYTQIHPTCIPVTGDHQSKLTLMSESLRNDGRVWAPKTVEIAEKLQKKQITAAQVAEEDRDYFLERKYPAFGNLVPRDVASRNAKEMADEGRGVGASGLAVYLDFADAIKRLGEDTVKAKYGNLFDMYIQITDENPYKEPMRIYPAVHYTMGGLWVDYNLQTSVPGLFALGECNFSDHGANRLGASALMQGLSDGYFVIPYTLGDYLAKIGPAKVDTNHPAFAQTKQDVIDHVNRLISLKGTKTTNEYHRELGHIMWEYCGMARTEEGLKKAKEMIQALKADFWKNAIIVGKNEEVNASLERGGRVADFIELGELMVDDALMRRESCGGHFRVESQTEDGEALRDDENFAFVAAWEFMGENQPEKLNKEELVFEAVHLSQRNYA, from the coding sequence ATGAGTTTAGATGGTAAAGTGCCTCAGGGCCCATTAGCTGACAAATGGAGCAAGCATAAGTTTAACCTGAAACTGGTTAACCCTGCCAACAAGCGTAAATATGAAATTATTGTAGTAGGAACCGGTCTGGCAGGCGCTTCGGCAGCAGCTTCACTGGCCGAACTGGGCTATAATGTAAAAGCATTTTGTTTCCAGGATAGCCCGCGCCGTGCGCACTCAATTGCTGCGCAGGGTGGTATTAACGCCGCTAAAAACTATCAGAATGATGGTGACAGCGTATTCCGTTTATTTTACGATACCATAAAGGGCGGCGACTACCGTGCCCGTGAAGGTAACGTGTACCGGTTGGCCGAAGTTTCAGTAAATATTATCGACCAGTGCGTGGCGCAAGGCGTACCTTTTGCCCGCGAATACGGTGGCTTGCTGGATAACCGTTCATTCGGTGGCTCGCAGGTATCGCGTACGTTCTATGCCCGTGGCCAAACAGGACAGCAATTGCTGTTAGGGGCGTATTCAGCGTTAAACCGCCAGATACATGCCGGTAAAGTAAAAATGTACACCCGCCATGAAATGCTGGACGTAGTGGTAGTTGACGGACAAGCCAAAGGTATTGTAACGCGCAATATGATCACCGGTTCAATTGATACGCATGCCGGTCATGCAGTGTTATTATGTACAGGTGGTTATGGTAACGTGTTTTACCTGTCTACCAATGCTATCGGCTCAAACGTAACCGCGGCATGGCGTGCACACAAACGCGGCGCTTATTTTGCCAACCCTTGCTATACACAGATCCACCCAACCTGTATCCCGGTAACCGGTGATCATCAATCGAAACTGACCCTGATGTCGGAATCGCTACGTAACGATGGCCGTGTTTGGGCACCGAAAACAGTTGAGATAGCGGAGAAATTACAGAAAAAACAAATAACCGCTGCCCAGGTAGCTGAAGAAGACAGGGACTACTTCCTGGAACGTAAGTATCCGGCGTTTGGTAACCTTGTTCCGCGCGACGTGGCTTCACGTAATGCCAAAGAAATGGCTGATGAAGGCCGTGGTGTAGGTGCATCGGGCTTAGCGGTTTATCTTGATTTTGCTGACGCGATAAAACGCCTGGGCGAGGATACCGTGAAAGCTAAATACGGTAACCTGTTCGATATGTATATCCAGATCACCGACGAGAACCCTTATAAAGAACCAATGCGCATTTACCCGGCGGTACACTATACCATGGGTGGCCTTTGGGTTGATTATAACCTGCAAACCTCGGTTCCTGGCTTATTTGCTTTAGGCGAATGTAACTTTAGCGATCACGGTGCTAACCGCTTAGGTGCTTCGGCGCTGATGCAGGGTTTATCCGATGGTTACTTTGTGATCCCTTACACTTTGGGCGATTATCTGGCTAAGATTGGCCCGGCTAAAGTGGATACTAATCATCCTGCTTTCGCGCAAACCAAACAGGATGTAATTGATCACGTAAACAGGTTGATATCATTAAAAGGTACTAAAACAACTAATGAGTATCACCGTGAGCTGGGCCACATTATGTGGGAATATTGTGGTATGGCGCGTACCGAAGAAGGCTTGAAGAAAGCTAAAGAAATGATACAGGCCCTAAAAGCTGATTTCTGGAAAAATGCGATCATCGTTGGTAAGAACGAGGAAGTAAACGCATCGTTAGAGCGTGGCGGGCGTGTAGCCGACTTTATTGAACTGGGCGAACTGATGGTTGACGACGCTTTAATGCGCCGCGAATCATGCGGTGGCCACTTCAGGGTTGAATCGCAAACCGAAGACGGTGAAGCTTTACGCGACGACGAAAACTTCGCGTTTGTAGCCGCCTGGGAATTTATGGGCGAAAATCAACCTGAAAAATTGAATAAAGAAGAATTAGTGTTCGAGGCGGTACATTTATCGCAAAGGAATTACGCATAA
- a CDS encoding succinate dehydrogenase cytochrome b subunit produces MSEFKQTFNSSIGKKLIMALTGLFLCTFLIVHLAGNLQLFQNDEGYAFNVYANFLTHFPPIEVVAYILYACIVIHALYALILTVKNQKARPVKYATVNESPASWSSKNMGLLGSILLLFIVIHMGDFWYKYKFTDTVGFKEYRTNVLTNQRTVTDFIPQVKDFEHSFTTENDVEIVRVKDLHTKVSASFSQWWYVVIYVIAMGALSFHLLHGFQSAFRSLGWVHRKYTPIVEQIGIWLFAVIIPLGFAAMPVVYFFMHK; encoded by the coding sequence ATGAGCGAATTTAAACAAACCTTCAACTCGTCGATTGGTAAAAAGCTGATCATGGCTTTAACAGGCTTGTTTCTGTGTACCTTTTTAATTGTGCACCTGGCCGGTAACCTGCAGCTGTTTCAAAACGATGAGGGATACGCGTTTAATGTGTATGCTAATTTCCTTACGCATTTCCCGCCAATTGAGGTAGTAGCCTACATTTTGTATGCCTGTATTGTAATCCATGCGTTGTATGCGCTGATACTGACAGTAAAAAACCAAAAGGCACGGCCGGTAAAATATGCGACAGTTAACGAGTCGCCAGCCTCATGGTCATCAAAAAACATGGGCCTGCTGGGATCTATCCTGTTGTTATTCATTGTAATACACATGGGCGATTTTTGGTATAAATACAAGTTCACTGATACCGTGGGCTTTAAAGAATACCGTACCAACGTACTAACTAATCAGCGCACGGTGACCGACTTTATACCGCAGGTAAAAGATTTTGAGCACTCTTTCACTACCGAGAATGATGTGGAGATTGTACGTGTAAAAGACCTGCACACCAAAGTATCGGCCAGTTTTAGCCAGTGGTGGTATGTGGTTATTTATGTAATTGCTATGGGCGCGTTGTCGTTCCACCTGTTACATGGTTTCCAGAGTGCGTTCCGCAGCTTAGGCTGGGTGCATCGCAAGTATACCCCAATAGTTGAACAAATTGGTATATGGCTGTTCGCGGTTATTATCCCATTGGGTTTTGCCGCTATGCCGGTAGTTTATTTTTTCATGCATAAATAA
- the pdeM gene encoding ligase-associated DNA damage response endonuclease PdeM encodes MTMTTGGMEIELLNQHLLLLPQKAIYWKEEKALIAADVHLGKVGHFRKAGIAVPRDMEQDDLAVLSDLIHEHRPEKIIFLGDLFHSDMNNDWEWFAMWRRHFVKLKIILIKGNHDIIHDRHYLELDVELHKQLLVGPFLMLHHPLTEEKLETAEGYVFCGHIHPGVSLSGRARQHITLPCFAFGDKQVILPSFGKFTGKVAMRYSGNDQIYGVLKDKIIAI; translated from the coding sequence ATGACAATGACAACTGGCGGGATGGAGATTGAGCTGCTGAACCAACACCTTTTACTTTTACCACAAAAAGCCATTTACTGGAAAGAGGAAAAAGCCTTGATAGCGGCCGACGTACACCTGGGTAAGGTTGGTCATTTCCGTAAAGCCGGCATCGCTGTTCCGCGCGATATGGAGCAGGACGACCTGGCCGTTCTGTCCGACCTGATCCACGAACACCGCCCGGAAAAGATCATCTTTTTAGGCGACCTGTTTCACAGCGATATGAATAACGATTGGGAATGGTTCGCTATGTGGCGCAGGCATTTTGTCAAACTGAAGATCATCCTTATAAAAGGCAACCACGATATTATCCACGACAGGCATTACCTTGAACTGGATGTAGAGCTGCATAAGCAATTGCTTGTTGGTCCCTTCCTGATGCTGCACCATCCCTTAACCGAAGAAAAACTGGAAACCGCCGAAGGCTATGTTTTTTGCGGGCATATCCATCCGGGCGTAAGTCTGTCGGGCCGGGCGCGCCAGCATATTACCCTGCCGTGTTTTGCCTTTGGCGATAAACAGGTGATCCTGCCCTCTTTCGGGAAGTTTACCGGCAAAGTTGCCATGCGCTATAGCGGGAACGACCAGATTTATGGCGTGTTGAAAGATAAGATCATAGCCATTTAA
- a CDS encoding M20/M25/M40 family metallo-hydrolase, translating to MMKKYILAGAMLAAGLASQAQNVNKLIDQKDVERIIATLSDDNMQGRAIFTPGIDKAAKFIEGEFTKIGLQPLAGESGFRQNIPMKRTIPGKTTVNINMSSVPSANAYAIANTSFSWSNDADVQVIKETADKNYQQDMRAIMMSGKKTLVLLDPAFETQFKAGRERAMNGNSRPGAQPIVFVLGKIDDNIRSFEVSCNIKSEDVPLFNVAGMIPGKSKPDEFVVFSGHYDHLGVKPGMKPDSIYNGADDDASGTTAVIELAKYYKKLNNNERTLIFVAFTGEESGGYGARHFTTTVNADKVVAMFNIEMIGKPSKWGQNSAFITGYERSDFGQILQKNLEGTDFKFYPDPYTKENLFYRSDNATLARLGVPAHTISTDQIDIDPDYHKVTDELKTLDVANITAAIRAIALSSRTIVSGKDTPTRVAKLER from the coding sequence ATGATGAAGAAATACATTTTAGCAGGCGCTATGCTTGCCGCCGGACTTGCAAGCCAGGCCCAAAACGTTAACAAACTGATAGATCAGAAAGATGTTGAACGAATTATCGCGACATTATCTGACGATAATATGCAAGGCCGCGCCATATTTACGCCCGGTATTGATAAGGCCGCTAAGTTTATTGAAGGCGAATTTACAAAGATTGGCCTACAGCCATTAGCGGGGGAGAGCGGCTTTCGCCAAAACATACCTATGAAGCGTACCATACCCGGTAAAACAACGGTAAATATTAATATGTCATCGGTGCCATCAGCCAATGCTTATGCTATTGCCAATACCTCGTTTAGCTGGAGCAACGATGCGGATGTACAGGTAATAAAAGAAACTGCCGATAAAAACTACCAGCAGGACATGCGTGCCATAATGATGAGCGGTAAAAAAACATTGGTATTGTTAGACCCTGCTTTTGAAACCCAGTTTAAGGCGGGCCGTGAAAGGGCCATGAATGGTAATAGCAGGCCAGGGGCACAGCCTATAGTTTTTGTATTGGGTAAAATTGATGATAACATCCGCTCGTTTGAAGTTAGCTGTAACATAAAATCTGAAGATGTGCCTTTGTTCAACGTTGCAGGGATGATCCCCGGTAAAAGCAAGCCAGATGAGTTTGTGGTTTTTTCCGGCCATTACGATCACCTTGGGGTTAAGCCGGGCATGAAACCTGATAGCATATATAATGGTGCCGATGATGATGCATCGGGCACTACCGCTGTTATTGAGCTGGCTAAATACTACAAGAAGCTTAATAATAACGAGCGTACCTTAATTTTTGTAGCCTTTACCGGCGAAGAATCGGGCGGCTACGGCGCGCGCCATTTCACTACTACGGTTAATGCCGATAAAGTAGTGGCGATGTTTAATATCGAGATGATAGGTAAGCCATCAAAATGGGGACAAAACTCGGCTTTTATAACCGGGTACGAACGCTCGGACTTTGGCCAGATACTACAAAAGAACCTGGAAGGCACTGACTTTAAATTCTATCCGGATCCGTACACCAAAGAGAACTTATTCTACCGCAGCGACAATGCCACACTGGCCCGTTTAGGCGTCCCTGCACACACCATTTCTACCGACCAGATAGACATCGACCCGGATTACCATAAAGTAACCGACGAACTTAAAACACTTGATGTGGCCAACATTACTGCCGCTATCCGCGCCATCGCACTAAGCTCGCGCACTATTGTATCAGGAAAAGATACGCCTACAAGGGTAGCTAAGCTGGAGCGATAG
- a CDS encoding M61 family metallopeptidase: MKKLLLSMAAVFMAVAAFAQNEIYYSVSFPNAIHHEAEISLRIGNLPLSPLRVRMSRSSAGRYATHEFGKNVYNVHAVDGNGKALTVKQIEGDVWEISGHGDNVKVSYTLFANWTDGTYASIDPSHAHLNMPAAMMWAVGFDARPIHIQFDDFEKYGWQIATQLKQETQNSYFAPNLQYLMDSPTELSNYKENSWEVKNPDGKKLGLHVAIHSDDSQPVIDNFAKMVQKIVLEEQAVFGELPVYDFNNYTFLDDVYPTNSGDGMEHRNSTCIVHPADKIEGNESRLLGTYAHEYFHSWNVKRIRPKSLEPFNFEHANMSSELWFAEGFTQYYGELMLVRAGFVTPEQYTRTAAGLINSVLNTPAALKYTPAQMSRYSVFADAGVSIDPNNNTNIFTSYYFYGGATALALDLRLRSEFNLTLDDYMQAVWQNLGKVMKPYTIADLQTVLGKVTNPKFAADFFNRYINGIEKNNYEALLTKAGMVLRKAQPGKAWAGSFGGFQGRGRAGQARTANAATGIPIVNSTAQGSPIYKAGIDAGDILLKADGKELTDATTLQDILVAKKPGDKISISYKNRTGMHETELTLEENPALEVVTNEKAGKELTKDQAAFRSAWLSTKVK; this comes from the coding sequence ATGAAAAAACTTTTACTAAGTATGGCTGCCGTATTTATGGCGGTGGCGGCATTTGCACAAAATGAGATCTACTACTCTGTATCATTCCCAAATGCCATACATCACGAAGCGGAAATAAGCTTACGCATAGGTAATTTGCCGCTGTCTCCACTAAGGGTACGTATGAGCCGATCATCAGCCGGGCGCTATGCCACCCACGAGTTTGGCAAAAACGTTTACAACGTGCATGCGGTTGATGGCAACGGCAAAGCACTAACCGTTAAACAAATTGAAGGCGATGTTTGGGAGATCAGCGGTCATGGCGATAATGTAAAAGTAAGCTATACCCTTTTTGCCAATTGGACAGACGGCACCTATGCCAGTATAGATCCCAGTCATGCGCATCTGAACATGCCTGCAGCTATGATGTGGGCAGTAGGGTTTGATGCCCGGCCGATACATATCCAATTTGATGATTTTGAAAAATATGGCTGGCAGATAGCAACCCAATTAAAACAGGAAACGCAGAATTCCTATTTTGCACCCAACCTGCAGTATTTAATGGATAGCCCAACCGAGCTATCAAACTATAAAGAGAACAGCTGGGAAGTTAAAAACCCTGATGGTAAAAAACTGGGCTTGCATGTGGCTATCCACTCGGACGATAGCCAGCCTGTGATAGATAACTTTGCCAAAATGGTACAAAAAATTGTACTGGAAGAACAAGCCGTTTTTGGTGAATTGCCAGTGTATGATTTTAATAACTATACCTTCCTGGATGATGTTTATCCCACCAATTCGGGAGATGGTATGGAACACCGGAATTCAACCTGCATTGTGCACCCGGCCGACAAAATTGAAGGTAATGAAAGCCGTTTATTGGGCACTTACGCGCACGAATATTTCCATAGCTGGAACGTAAAACGCATCAGGCCAAAATCATTAGAGCCATTTAATTTTGAGCACGCCAACATGAGCAGTGAACTTTGGTTTGCCGAGGGCTTTACCCAATATTACGGCGAACTGATGCTGGTGCGCGCGGGTTTTGTTACGCCCGAACAATATACCCGCACGGCCGCAGGTTTAATAAATTCGGTATTAAATACACCCGCCGCGTTAAAATATACGCCGGCGCAGATGAGCCGGTATTCAGTTTTTGCTGATGCAGGCGTTTCTATCGACCCTAATAATAACACCAATATATTTACCAGCTATTACTTTTATGGTGGTGCAACGGCATTAGCCCTCGACCTGCGTTTACGCAGCGAGTTTAACCTTACGCTTGATGATTATATGCAGGCCGTGTGGCAAAACCTGGGCAAGGTGATGAAACCTTATACTATTGCCGATCTGCAAACCGTGTTGGGCAAAGTAACTAATCCCAAATTCGCCGCCGATTTTTTTAACCGCTATATTAATGGGATAGAAAAAAACAATTACGAAGCCTTATTAACCAAGGCAGGAATGGTGCTGCGTAAGGCACAACCAGGCAAAGCCTGGGCAGGCTCGTTCGGAGGTTTCCAGGGCCGTGGCAGGGCTGGGCAGGCACGTACTGCTAATGCAGCCACGGGCATTCCAATTGTTAATAGCACAGCGCAAGGCTCGCCTATTTATAAGGCAGGTATTGATGCAGGGGATATTTTACTGAAAGCCGATGGTAAGGAGCTGACTGATGCCACTACGCTGCAGGATATCCTTGTCGCCAAAAAACCGGGCGATAAGATCAGCATCAGCTATAAAAACCGTACCGGCATGCACGAAACCGAATTGACGCTGGAAGAAAACCCGGCGCTTGAGGTAGTGACCAATGAAAAAGCAGGAAAAGAATTAACTAAAGATCAGGCCGCTTTTCGCAGTGCCTGGTTATCAACCAAAGTGAAATAA
- a CDS encoding GbsR/MarR family transcriptional regulator: protein MELAEAKLKFIEAWGKLGSEWGINRTMAQVHALLLISPQALTTEDIMEQLSISRGNANMTLRDLISWGLIEKQHRPGERKEYFFAEKDTWAIARQVAQERKKRELDPIIKLLNELQEVKGDEKSADYKTFKTSVIDINKLAKNVNKTLETMLKAEENWFWGSIFKIFK from the coding sequence ATGGAACTGGCAGAAGCAAAGCTAAAGTTTATTGAGGCCTGGGGGAAACTGGGAAGCGAGTGGGGTATTAACCGCACCATGGCCCAGGTACATGCTTTGCTGCTGATTAGTCCGCAAGCGCTGACGACCGAAGATATTATGGAGCAGCTAAGCATTTCCCGCGGTAATGCCAATATGACCCTGCGCGACCTGATCAGCTGGGGTTTGATTGAAAAGCAACACCGTCCGGGTGAACGCAAAGAATACTTTTTTGCCGAAAAAGACACCTGGGCCATTGCCCGCCAGGTAGCGCAGGAACGCAAAAAGCGCGAGCTTGACCCTATTATTAAATTACTGAACGAATTGCAGGAAGTTAAAGGCGACGAGAAAAGTGCTGATTACAAAACTTTTAAAACATCGGTTATTGATATTAACAAACTGGCTAAAAACGTAAATAAAACTTTAGAGACCATGTTAAAAGCTGAAGAGAACTGGTTTTGGGGTTCTATCTTCAAAATATTTAAGTAA
- a CDS encoding thiol-disulfide oxidoreductase DCC family protein, producing MKTLAGYTILYDAECPMCNLYSKAFVATGMLDKQGRTPYQQMPEAACPLVDRQRAMNEIALVNTQTGEVKYGIHSLFKIIGNAFPVFGPLFKFRPFIWLMSKFYAFISYNRRVIIPAYAEETGLQPTFNLTYRLAYLLFTSLSVGFILTHYAGHLTGLVPLGRPYREYMICSGQVLFQGIVITLYRPAKRWDYLGNMMTISFGVALLLLPVIIMAKFMAIAPIVCLLWFLAVAGLMFLEHIRRTRLLGLGWLLTITWAVYRLALLFLILYLN from the coding sequence ATGAAAACTTTAGCCGGATACACCATACTTTACGATGCCGAATGCCCCATGTGCAATTTATACAGTAAGGCATTTGTAGCCACGGGGATGCTGGACAAACAAGGCCGCACACCCTACCAGCAAATGCCCGAAGCTGCCTGTCCACTGGTAGACAGGCAGCGTGCTATGAACGAGATTGCATTGGTTAACACCCAAACCGGCGAAGTGAAATACGGCATCCATAGTCTTTTCAAAATTATTGGCAACGCCTTCCCGGTATTTGGTCCGCTGTTTAAATTTAGGCCGTTTATTTGGCTGATGAGTAAGTTTTATGCTTTTATTTCCTACAACCGCCGGGTAATTATACCGGCCTATGCCGAGGAAACCGGTTTGCAGCCAACCTTCAATTTAACTTACAGATTAGCCTATTTACTATTCACCAGCCTGAGCGTAGGTTTTATACTGACCCATTATGCAGGTCATTTAACAGGCTTGGTGCCATTGGGCAGACCCTACCGCGAATATATGATCTGTAGCGGACAGGTACTTTTCCAGGGCATTGTAATTACCCTGTACCGTCCCGCTAAACGCTGGGACTACCTGGGCAATATGATGACGATATCTTTCGGCGTCGCCTTACTGTTACTGCCGGTGATTATTATGGCGAAGTTTATGGCCATAGCGCCAATAGTTTGCCTTTTATGGTTTTTGGCTGTGGCTGGGTTGATGTTTTTAGAGCACATCCGCCGTACCAGGCTATTAGGTTTAGGCTGGTTACTTACTATTACCTGGGCAGTATACAGGCTGGCGCTTTTGTTTTTGATCCTTTACCTTAACTGA
- a CDS encoding SRPBCC family protein: MPTIKLITSINAPVEVCFDLARSIDLHKTSMQHTGEKAVAGITDGLIGLNETVTWRARHFGIAMEMTSKITELRYAISFTDEQVKGPFKKLKHLHTFQQSGKYTIMTDYFEFESPLGFLGRLADKLMMKAYLTQLLLKRNKTIKETAENAKNL, translated from the coding sequence ATGCCAACTATTAAACTCATTACCAGCATTAATGCACCAGTGGAAGTTTGCTTCGATTTGGCGCGGAGTATCGATCTGCATAAAACTTCTATGCAGCACACCGGCGAAAAAGCCGTGGCCGGTATAACCGATGGATTGATAGGGTTGAACGAAACGGTTACCTGGCGGGCCAGACACTTTGGGATAGCGATGGAAATGACCAGCAAGATCACCGAGTTAAGATACGCTATATCTTTTACCGACGAGCAAGTGAAAGGCCCTTTCAAAAAATTAAAGCACCTGCATACTTTCCAGCAATCGGGCAAATACACCATCATGACCGATTACTTTGAGTTTGAATCGCCCCTTGGTTTCCTGGGCAGGCTGGCCGATAAATTAATGATGAAGGCCTACCTAACCCAATTACTGTTAAAACGGAATAAAACCATAAAAGAAACGGCAGAAAACGCTAAAAATCTGTAA